In Patescibacteria group bacterium, the DNA window GGCTTTCCGGCGCAGATTACACGGATCAAACCGAAGAGAATGCCGAATTGGTTATGGACCATCTCGCGGTAGTCAGCGGGTTGTCCCCGGCTAAAACATACCACTTTAGAGCGGTATCTTCTGACAAAGCGGGGAATCAGACCAAGTCAGGATCTTATACTGTATTAACTTCGCGAAAACGAGAGTCTTTCCTACAACTGATCATATCTAATTTAGAAGAAACCTTCTCCTGGATCGGAAGATTGGGCGGTACTTTCTAGCTTCGATTTAATATACAAAAATTAGCGAGCCCAAGCGAAAGCTAGTTGATACAACTGGGCTTTTGTTGTATAATAAATCCATAATAGTGGATAATTATTTCCGCAATCTTTTGCGTTTTATACGCACAAAATGCGTAATGAAAAAAACAAAAGTAGCCAATAAAACAGCTAGAAAAGCAATAAAAAGGCGAAAAAGCTTCCTTCGTAAGTTAGCTTTTTTTCTTTTTCAGCAGAAAATTACAATTGCTAAATGGGAGTTGAATCTATTTGGTGTTTTGCTATTTGGATTTGGGTTAATAACTGGAGGGTATTTTGCTGTTACAAATTTTCTTACGGTATTTGCTGCACCGCTTCTGGCATCAGAATCTGTTTCAACCGATGAGGATTGGAATCAGGGTACGCTAGATGATGTGTCGGTAAGTTCCGGCTCAATTCAAATTAACGGCAGTGGCGGTGTCGGATGGCTTGCCGGATGGCAGTACCGACAGCCGGTTACGGTTACGAATGCAGGGGCGGTGCAAACAAACTATCAGGTGAGATTAGCAATTACATATGACGCACAGATGCAGGCTGATTTTGACGATCTTCGCTTTACAAATTCTGGAGGCACTGCGCTTGATTATTGGTTACAAACAAAAGTTGATAGTACTTCCGCAATTGTTTGGGTGGAAGTTGATTCTTTAGCCGGATCCGGTACGACAGTTATTAATATGTACTACGGCAATGCCGGTGTGTCATCTGGTTCAAACGGTACAAATACTTTTGCATTGTTTGATGATTTTGAAGATGGCAGTATCAACGTTGCAAAATGGACAGAAGTTGATCCGTCTTCAAAAATTTCTGAAAGTGGTGGAAAATTGCGTTTTATTTACGGAAGCGGCAGTGGCGCATGGAATGCTGGTGTCTATGGTGTCACAACATTTGCTCGTGGAGATTTAGTATTTGACTGGGATCAGCGTTGGACCAGTGACTATAGCCCGTATGATGCATTTATGTTCGGTTGGAAAGATAGTACTAGCAGTATTAGTTATACGGAACTTGTTTATGGATATTACATACAAGGAGATGGATTCTGCACAACTAATTGCGCTGGAAATGTATATGAAGATGGTAGTCCTCGCGGAGCTGCCGGTACTTGGTCAAATAATACTGACTATAATCTCCGCGTAAGAATGCGCAGTACCGGTGGAGCATATTACGAAAAAAGTATTAACTATGGCGCTAGTTGGACAACCGATTATACCAGTGCTTATTCAGTAGAAACAAATCTACGTCCGGCTTGGTCACATTATTCTGGTGATTATCTTATCGATAATGCCCGTGTCAGGAAATGGATGGCGACAGAACCTACTGCAGTTTTCGGTTCCGAAGAATCCGCCCTCCAGTCCCCGGGTACCTACACTTCCCATAATCTGGATTTGCAGTACATCTACAAATGGGGAGACTGTTCCGGTGTGTGCATCGGAGCATCCACTGCGTTTACCACCAATGTAACAATCCCTGCAAACACTTCCGCTTTGTTTGAAGTAAGACACGGAGCTAACGGTTCATCCGGCTGGTCTGCTTGGACGACTATAGATACTTACACATCATCCGGAACCAAGACCAAAAACAGAACAGAGATGGTTGCACTAACGGGAGATATTACAAACAGATATCTGCAGACTAGAATTACCCTGACATCAACAGATGGAGTAGCTAATCCATCGGTGGCAGATTACCGATATGACTTTACTACAGATGTTGACCCTCCTTCCAATATATCCGGTGCTTTAGCATACTCCGCAAGCGGTGGAGACTTATTAACTACAGATACCTGGTACAACCACAGTGCCCCGTACTTTACTTTATCCGGCGCAGTAGATCCTGATTCTGGCATGACCGGCGGGTATTCCGGTTACTGGGTTTGTTTTGGTCTGGTTAATTGTGAGCCTACTGCCGGAACTTTTAGAACCACAGCAAATTACACTGCATCTTCTCTTTCCTCCGGAACTACATATTACTTAAGAGTCAAAGCAGTCGATGCAGTCGGCAATGTAGCAGATAC includes these proteins:
- a CDS encoding DUF2341 domain-containing protein produces the protein MKKTKVANKTARKAIKRRKSFLRKLAFFLFQQKITIAKWELNLFGVLLFGFGLITGGYFAVTNFLTVFAAPLLASESVSTDEDWNQGTLDDVSVSSGSIQINGSGGVGWLAGWQYRQPVTVTNAGAVQTNYQVRLAITYDAQMQADFDDLRFTNSGGTALDYWLQTKVDSTSAIVWVEVDSLAGSGTTVINMYYGNAGVSSGSNGTNTFALFDDFEDGSINVAKWTEVDPSSKISESGGKLRFIYGSGSGAWNAGVYGVTTFARGDLVFDWDQRWTSDYSPYDAFMFGWKDSTSSISYTELVYGYYIQGDGFCTTNCAGNVYEDGSPRGAAGTWSNNTDYNLRVRMRSTGGAYYEKSINYGASWTTDYTSAYSVETNLRPAWSHYSGDYLIDNARVRKWMATEPTAVFGSEESALQSPGTYTSHNLDLQYIYKWGDCSGVCIGASTAFTTNVTIPANTSALFEVRHGANGSSGWSAWTTIDTYTSSGTKTKNRTEMVALTGDITNRYLQTRITLTSTDGVANPSVADYRYDFTTDVDPPSNISGALAYSASGGDLLTTDTWYNHSAPYFTLSGAVDPDSGMTGGYSGYWVCFGLVNCEPTAGTFRTTANYTASSLSSGTTYYLRVKAVDAVGNVADTAFDAFTYKYDATDPGNPSGILPNPAGFTNDNSFSFTWNAGTDAHSLIDEYCYKTGADGAVDTCQAGTTVSLIEAYDEGTNIFYVRSKDN